From the Anguilla anguilla isolate fAngAng1 chromosome 6, fAngAng1.pri, whole genome shotgun sequence genome, one window contains:
- the LOC118228849 gene encoding regulator of nonsense transcripts 1-like isoform X1, producing MSVEAYGPSSQTLTFLDTEEAELLGADTQGSEYEFTDFTLPSQTQTQGHTQSQLDNQVIVTDGLLQNGGLDDAISKSSQLLAELNFEEDEEDTYYTKALPVHACSYCGIQDPACVVYCNTSKKWFCNGRGNTSGSHIVNHLVRAKCKEVALHKDGPLGETVLECYNCGCRNAFLLGFIPAKADSVVVLLCRQPCASQSSLKDINWDSSQWQPLIQDRCFLSWLVKIPSEQEQLRARQITAQQINKLEELWKENPGATLEDLEKPGVDEEPQHVLLRYEDAYQYQNIFGPLVKLEADYDKKLKESQTQDNITVRWDLGLNKKRIAYFTLPKTDSGDMRLMQGDEICLRYKGDLAPLWKGIGHVIKVPDSLPQRRASDYGDEIAIELRSSMGAPVEVPHNFQVDFVWKSTSFDRMQSALKTFAVDETSVSGYIYHKLLGHEVEDVVIKCQLPKRFTAHGLPDLNHSQVYAVKTVLQRPLSLIQGPPGTGKTVTSATIVYHLARQGNGPVLVCAPSNIAVDQLTEKIHQTGLKVVRLCAKSREAIDSPVSFLALHNQIRNMDSMPELQKLQQLKDETGELSSADEKRYRALKRAAERELLMNADVICGTCVGAGDPRLAKMQFRSILIDESTQATEPECMVPVVLGAKQLILVGDHCQLGPVVMCKKAAKAGLSQSLFERLVVLGIRPIRLQVQYRMHPALSAFPSNIFYEGSLQNGVTAADRIRKGFDFQWPQPDKPMFFYVTQGQEEIASSGTSYLNRTEAANVEKITTRLLKAGAKPDQIGIITPYEGQRSYLVQYMQFSGSLHTKLYQEVEIASVDAFQGREKDFIILSCVRANEHQGIGFLNDPRRLNVALTRARYGVIIVGNPKALSKQPLWNHLLNYYKEQRVLVEGPLNNLRESLMQFSKPRKLVNAMNPGARFMSTAMYDAREALIPGSVYDRSTTARPANMYFQTHDQMGMIGAGPNPLAGLNFPIPFNLVMPPMPPPSHLGMSNGPAAGRGIMKGKVGRGGRQRSRGMGNHGNSQGSQDMASQSGPLTQGFISMSQPSQMSQPGLSQPELSQDSYLGDEFKSQMDVALSQDSTYQGERAYQHGVTGLSQY from the exons ATGAGCGTGGAGGCGTACGGGCCAAGCTCGCAGACTCTCACCTTCCTGGACACCGAGGAAGCGGAGCTGCTCGGAGCTGATACCCAGGGATCGGAGTACGAGTTTACCGACTTCACTCTGCCCAGCCAGACCCAAACCCAGGGCCATACGCAGAGTCAGCTGGACAACCAG GTTATCGTTACTGACGGGCTTCTGCAGAACGGCGGTCTTGACGATGCGATCTCCAAGAGCAGCCAGCTCCTGGCCGAGCTCAACTtcgaggaggatgaggaggacaCGTATTACACCAAGGCTCTCCCCGTGCACGCCTGCAG ctaCTGTGGAATCCAGGACCCTGCGTGTGTGGTCTACTGTAACACCAGTAAGAAGTGGTTCTGCAACGGTCGGGGAAACACCTCTGGCAG CCACATTGTGAACCACCTGGTCAGGGCCAAGTGTAAGGAGGTGGCGCTGCACAAGGACGGGCCGCTGGGCGAGACTGTGCTGGAGTGCTACAACTGCGGCTGCCGCAACGCCTTCCTGCTGGGCTTCATCCCCGCCAAGGCCGACTCCGTGGTGGTGCTGCTCTGCAG GCAGCCGTGTGCCAGTCAGAGCAGTCTGAAGGACATTAACTGGGACAGCTCGCAGTGGCAGCCGCTGATCCAGGACCGCTGCTTCCTGTCCTGGCTGGTGAAGATCCCGTCTGAGCAGGAGCAGCTGAGGGCCCGCCAGATCACCGCCCAACAGATCAACAAGCTGGAGGAGCTCTGGAAG gagaacCCCGGCGCCACgctggaggacctggagaagCCGGGCGTGGACGAGGAGCCGCAGCACGTGCTGCTACGCTACGAGGACGCCTACCAGTACCAGAACATCTTCGGCCCGCTCGTCAAGCTGGAGGCCGACTACGACAAGAAGCTCAAGGAGTCCcag ACCCAGGACAATATAACTGTCCGCTGGGACCTGGgtctgaataaaaaaaggatCGCTTATTTCACACTTCCCAAGACGGACTCAGGTG ACATGCGGCTGATGCAGGGGGATGAGATCTGTCTGAGGTACAAAGGAGACCTGGCTCCTCTGTGGAAGGGCATCGGCCACGTCATCAAAGTTCCAGATA GTCTTCCTCAGCGGCGCGCCTCAGACTACGGGGATGAGATCGCCATCGAGCTGCGGAGCAGCATGGGCGCCCCCGTGGAGGTCCCCCACAACTTCCAGGTGGATTTCGTGTGGAAGTCCACCTCCTTCGACAG gATGCAGAGTGCACTGAAGACCTTTGCTGTGGATGAGACCTCAGTCTCTGGGTACATCTACCACAAGCTGCTGGGGCACGAGGTGGAGGACGTGGTGATCAAGTGCCAACTGCCCAAACGCTTCACTGCCCACGGCCTGCCCGACCTCAACCACTCCCAG GTGTACGCTGTGAAGACGGTGCTGCAGAGACCCCTCAGTCTCATCCAGGGACCCCCTGGAACAGGGAAGACCGTCACCTCGGCAACCATCGTATACCACCTTGCCCGGCAGGGAAACgg ccccgtGCTGGTTTGCGCTCCCAGTAACATCGCAGTGGACCAGCTGACTGAGAAGATCCACCAGACGGGCCTGAAGGTGGTGCGTCTCTGCGCCAAGAGCCGGGAGGCCATCGACTCGCCCGTCTCCTTCCTGGCCCTGCACAACCAGATCCGCAACATGGACAG CATGCCGgagctgcagaagctgcagcagCTGAAGGACGAGACGGGCGAGCTGTCGTCTGCCGACGAGAAGCGGTACCGAGCGCTGAAGCGCGCCGCCGAGCGGGAGCTTCTCATG AACGCGGACGTGATCTGCGGGACGTGTGTGGGCGCGGGGGACCCCCGCCTGGCCAAGATGCAGTTCCGCTCCATCCTGATCGACGAGAGCACGCAGGCCACCGAGCCCGAGTGCATGGTGCCCGTCGTCCTGGGAGCCAAACAG CTCATCCTGGTGGGGGATCACTGCCAGCTGGGCCCGGTGGTCATGTGTAAGAAGGCGGCCAAGGCGGGCCTGTCCCAGTCCCTGTTCGAGCGGCTGGTGGTTCTGGGCATCCGGCCCATCCGTCTGCAGGTCCAGTACCGCATGCACCCCGCCCTCAGCGCCTTCCCCTCCAACATCTTCTACGAGGGCTCCCTGCAGAACGGGGTGACCGCCG CCGACCGCATCAGGAAGGGCTTTGACTTCCAGTGGCCGCAGCCGGACAAGCCCATGTTCTTCTACGTGACTCAGGGCCAGGAGGAGATCGCCAGCTCCGGAACGTCCTATTTGAACAG GACGGAGGCGGCGAACGTGGAGAAGATCACCACGCGGCTGCTGAAGGCCGGAGCGAAGCCCGACCAGATCGGCATCATCACGCCGTACGAGGGCCAGCGCTCCTACCTGGTGCAGTACATGCAGTTCAGCGGCTCCCTGCACACCAAACTCTACCAG gaagtggagatTGCCAGTGTGGATGCATTccagggcagagagaaagatttCATCATCCTGTCCTGTGTCAGAGCCAACGAGCACCAGGGCATCGGCTTCCTCAATGACCCGCGCCGCCTGAACGTGGCTCTCACCCGAGCCAg GTACGGGGTGATCATTGTGGGGAACCCCAAGGCCCTGTCCAAGCAGCCGCTCTGGAACCACCTGCTGAACTACTACAAGGAGCAGAGGGTCCTGGTGGAGGGGCCGCTCAACAACCTGCGTGAGAGCCTCATGCAGTTCAGCAAGCCGCGCAAGCTGGTCAACGCCATGAACCCC ggcgCACGCTTCATGAGCACTGCCATGTATGACGCCAGAGAGGCCCTGATCCCCGGCTCTGTATATGACCGCAGCACCACAG CGCGCCCGGCGAACATGTACTTCCAGACGCACGACCAGATGGGCATGATCGGGGCGGGGCCCAACCCGCTGGCCGGCCTGAACTTCCCCATCCCCTTCAACCTGGTGATGCCCCCCATGCCCCCGCCCAGCCACCTGGGCATGAGCAACGGCCCTGCCGCAG GGCGTGGCATCATGAAGGGGAAGGTGGGGCGTGGCGGGCGGCAGCGGAGCCGTGGCATGGGTAACCACGGTAACAGCCAGGGCAGCCAGGACATGGCGTCCCAGTCGGGCCCCCTCACCCAGGGCTTCATCTCCATGAGCCAGCCGTCCCAGATGAGCCAGCCCGGCCTCTCTCAGCCCGAGCTGTCGCAG GACAGCTATCTGGGCGACGAGTTCAAGTCCCAAATGGATGTGGCTTTGTCCCAGGACTCCACTTACCAGGGCGAGCGTGCGTACCAACACGGAGTGACGGGACTGTCACAGTACTAA
- the LOC118228849 gene encoding regulator of nonsense transcripts 1-like isoform X3, translating into MSVEAYGPSSQTLTFLDTEEAELLGADTQGSEYEFTDFTLPSQTQTQGHTQSQLDNQVIVTDGLLQNGGLDDAISKSSQLLAELNFEEDEEDTYYTKALPVHACSYCGIQDPACVVYCNTSKKWFCNGRGNTSGSHIVNHLVRAKCKEVALHKDGPLGETVLECYNCGCRNAFLLGFIPAKADSVVVLLCRQPCASQSSLKDINWDSSQWQPLIQDRCFLSWLVKIPSEQEQLRARQITAQQINKLEELWKENPGATLEDLEKPGVDEEPQHVLLRYEDAYQYQNIFGPLVKLEADYDKKLKESQTQDNITVRWDLGLNKKRIAYFTLPKTDSGDMRLMQGDEICLRYKGDLAPLWKGIGHVIKVPDNYGDEIAIELRSSMGAPVEVPHNFQVDFVWKSTSFDRMQSALKTFAVDETSVSGYIYHKLLGHEVEDVVIKCQLPKRFTAHGLPDLNHSQVYAVKTVLQRPLSLIQGPPGTGKTVTSATIVYHLARQGNGPVLVCAPSNIAVDQLTEKIHQTGLKVVRLCAKSREAIDSPVSFLALHNQIRNMDSMPELQKLQQLKDETGELSSADEKRYRALKRAAERELLMNADVICGTCVGAGDPRLAKMQFRSILIDESTQATEPECMVPVVLGAKQLILVGDHCQLGPVVMCKKAAKAGLSQSLFERLVVLGIRPIRLQVQYRMHPALSAFPSNIFYEGSLQNGVTAADRIRKGFDFQWPQPDKPMFFYVTQGQEEIASSGTSYLNRTEAANVEKITTRLLKAGAKPDQIGIITPYEGQRSYLVQYMQFSGSLHTKLYQEVEIASVDAFQGREKDFIILSCVRANEHQGIGFLNDPRRLNVALTRARYGVIIVGNPKALSKQPLWNHLLNYYKEQRVLVEGPLNNLRESLMQFSKPRKLVNAMNPGARFMSTAMYDAREALIPGSVYDRSTTARPANMYFQTHDQMGMIGAGPNPLAGLNFPIPFNLVMPPMPPPSHLGMSNGPAAGRGIMKGKVGRGGRQRSRGMGNHGNSQGSQDMASQSGPLTQGFISMSQPSQMSQPGLSQPELSQDSYLGDEFKSQMDVALSQDSTYQGERAYQHGVTGLSQY; encoded by the exons ATGAGCGTGGAGGCGTACGGGCCAAGCTCGCAGACTCTCACCTTCCTGGACACCGAGGAAGCGGAGCTGCTCGGAGCTGATACCCAGGGATCGGAGTACGAGTTTACCGACTTCACTCTGCCCAGCCAGACCCAAACCCAGGGCCATACGCAGAGTCAGCTGGACAACCAG GTTATCGTTACTGACGGGCTTCTGCAGAACGGCGGTCTTGACGATGCGATCTCCAAGAGCAGCCAGCTCCTGGCCGAGCTCAACTtcgaggaggatgaggaggacaCGTATTACACCAAGGCTCTCCCCGTGCACGCCTGCAG ctaCTGTGGAATCCAGGACCCTGCGTGTGTGGTCTACTGTAACACCAGTAAGAAGTGGTTCTGCAACGGTCGGGGAAACACCTCTGGCAG CCACATTGTGAACCACCTGGTCAGGGCCAAGTGTAAGGAGGTGGCGCTGCACAAGGACGGGCCGCTGGGCGAGACTGTGCTGGAGTGCTACAACTGCGGCTGCCGCAACGCCTTCCTGCTGGGCTTCATCCCCGCCAAGGCCGACTCCGTGGTGGTGCTGCTCTGCAG GCAGCCGTGTGCCAGTCAGAGCAGTCTGAAGGACATTAACTGGGACAGCTCGCAGTGGCAGCCGCTGATCCAGGACCGCTGCTTCCTGTCCTGGCTGGTGAAGATCCCGTCTGAGCAGGAGCAGCTGAGGGCCCGCCAGATCACCGCCCAACAGATCAACAAGCTGGAGGAGCTCTGGAAG gagaacCCCGGCGCCACgctggaggacctggagaagCCGGGCGTGGACGAGGAGCCGCAGCACGTGCTGCTACGCTACGAGGACGCCTACCAGTACCAGAACATCTTCGGCCCGCTCGTCAAGCTGGAGGCCGACTACGACAAGAAGCTCAAGGAGTCCcag ACCCAGGACAATATAACTGTCCGCTGGGACCTGGgtctgaataaaaaaaggatCGCTTATTTCACACTTCCCAAGACGGACTCAGGTG ACATGCGGCTGATGCAGGGGGATGAGATCTGTCTGAGGTACAAAGGAGACCTGGCTCCTCTGTGGAAGGGCATCGGCCACGTCATCAAAGTTCCAGATA ACTACGGGGATGAGATCGCCATCGAGCTGCGGAGCAGCATGGGCGCCCCCGTGGAGGTCCCCCACAACTTCCAGGTGGATTTCGTGTGGAAGTCCACCTCCTTCGACAG gATGCAGAGTGCACTGAAGACCTTTGCTGTGGATGAGACCTCAGTCTCTGGGTACATCTACCACAAGCTGCTGGGGCACGAGGTGGAGGACGTGGTGATCAAGTGCCAACTGCCCAAACGCTTCACTGCCCACGGCCTGCCCGACCTCAACCACTCCCAG GTGTACGCTGTGAAGACGGTGCTGCAGAGACCCCTCAGTCTCATCCAGGGACCCCCTGGAACAGGGAAGACCGTCACCTCGGCAACCATCGTATACCACCTTGCCCGGCAGGGAAACgg ccccgtGCTGGTTTGCGCTCCCAGTAACATCGCAGTGGACCAGCTGACTGAGAAGATCCACCAGACGGGCCTGAAGGTGGTGCGTCTCTGCGCCAAGAGCCGGGAGGCCATCGACTCGCCCGTCTCCTTCCTGGCCCTGCACAACCAGATCCGCAACATGGACAG CATGCCGgagctgcagaagctgcagcagCTGAAGGACGAGACGGGCGAGCTGTCGTCTGCCGACGAGAAGCGGTACCGAGCGCTGAAGCGCGCCGCCGAGCGGGAGCTTCTCATG AACGCGGACGTGATCTGCGGGACGTGTGTGGGCGCGGGGGACCCCCGCCTGGCCAAGATGCAGTTCCGCTCCATCCTGATCGACGAGAGCACGCAGGCCACCGAGCCCGAGTGCATGGTGCCCGTCGTCCTGGGAGCCAAACAG CTCATCCTGGTGGGGGATCACTGCCAGCTGGGCCCGGTGGTCATGTGTAAGAAGGCGGCCAAGGCGGGCCTGTCCCAGTCCCTGTTCGAGCGGCTGGTGGTTCTGGGCATCCGGCCCATCCGTCTGCAGGTCCAGTACCGCATGCACCCCGCCCTCAGCGCCTTCCCCTCCAACATCTTCTACGAGGGCTCCCTGCAGAACGGGGTGACCGCCG CCGACCGCATCAGGAAGGGCTTTGACTTCCAGTGGCCGCAGCCGGACAAGCCCATGTTCTTCTACGTGACTCAGGGCCAGGAGGAGATCGCCAGCTCCGGAACGTCCTATTTGAACAG GACGGAGGCGGCGAACGTGGAGAAGATCACCACGCGGCTGCTGAAGGCCGGAGCGAAGCCCGACCAGATCGGCATCATCACGCCGTACGAGGGCCAGCGCTCCTACCTGGTGCAGTACATGCAGTTCAGCGGCTCCCTGCACACCAAACTCTACCAG gaagtggagatTGCCAGTGTGGATGCATTccagggcagagagaaagatttCATCATCCTGTCCTGTGTCAGAGCCAACGAGCACCAGGGCATCGGCTTCCTCAATGACCCGCGCCGCCTGAACGTGGCTCTCACCCGAGCCAg GTACGGGGTGATCATTGTGGGGAACCCCAAGGCCCTGTCCAAGCAGCCGCTCTGGAACCACCTGCTGAACTACTACAAGGAGCAGAGGGTCCTGGTGGAGGGGCCGCTCAACAACCTGCGTGAGAGCCTCATGCAGTTCAGCAAGCCGCGCAAGCTGGTCAACGCCATGAACCCC ggcgCACGCTTCATGAGCACTGCCATGTATGACGCCAGAGAGGCCCTGATCCCCGGCTCTGTATATGACCGCAGCACCACAG CGCGCCCGGCGAACATGTACTTCCAGACGCACGACCAGATGGGCATGATCGGGGCGGGGCCCAACCCGCTGGCCGGCCTGAACTTCCCCATCCCCTTCAACCTGGTGATGCCCCCCATGCCCCCGCCCAGCCACCTGGGCATGAGCAACGGCCCTGCCGCAG GGCGTGGCATCATGAAGGGGAAGGTGGGGCGTGGCGGGCGGCAGCGGAGCCGTGGCATGGGTAACCACGGTAACAGCCAGGGCAGCCAGGACATGGCGTCCCAGTCGGGCCCCCTCACCCAGGGCTTCATCTCCATGAGCCAGCCGTCCCAGATGAGCCAGCCCGGCCTCTCTCAGCCCGAGCTGTCGCAG GACAGCTATCTGGGCGACGAGTTCAAGTCCCAAATGGATGTGGCTTTGTCCCAGGACTCCACTTACCAGGGCGAGCGTGCGTACCAACACGGAGTGACGGGACTGTCACAGTACTAA
- the LOC118228849 gene encoding regulator of nonsense transcripts 1-like isoform X2, with the protein MSVEAYGPSSQTLTFLDTEEAELLGADTQGSEYEFTDFTLPSQTQTQGHTQSQLDNQVIVTDGLLQNGGLDDAISKSSQLLAELNFEEDEEDTYYTKALPVHACSYCGIQDPACVVYCNTSKKWFCNGRGNTSGSHIVNHLVRAKCKEVALHKDGPLGETVLECYNCGCRNAFLLGFIPAKADSVVVLLCRQPCASQSSLKDINWDSSQWQPLIQDRCFLSWLVKIPSEQEQLRARQITAQQINKLEELWKENPGATLEDLEKPGVDEEPQHVLLRYEDAYQYQNIFGPLVKLEADYDKKLKESQTQDNITVRWDLGLNKKRIAYFTLPKTDSDMRLMQGDEICLRYKGDLAPLWKGIGHVIKVPDSLPQRRASDYGDEIAIELRSSMGAPVEVPHNFQVDFVWKSTSFDRMQSALKTFAVDETSVSGYIYHKLLGHEVEDVVIKCQLPKRFTAHGLPDLNHSQVYAVKTVLQRPLSLIQGPPGTGKTVTSATIVYHLARQGNGPVLVCAPSNIAVDQLTEKIHQTGLKVVRLCAKSREAIDSPVSFLALHNQIRNMDSMPELQKLQQLKDETGELSSADEKRYRALKRAAERELLMNADVICGTCVGAGDPRLAKMQFRSILIDESTQATEPECMVPVVLGAKQLILVGDHCQLGPVVMCKKAAKAGLSQSLFERLVVLGIRPIRLQVQYRMHPALSAFPSNIFYEGSLQNGVTAADRIRKGFDFQWPQPDKPMFFYVTQGQEEIASSGTSYLNRTEAANVEKITTRLLKAGAKPDQIGIITPYEGQRSYLVQYMQFSGSLHTKLYQEVEIASVDAFQGREKDFIILSCVRANEHQGIGFLNDPRRLNVALTRARYGVIIVGNPKALSKQPLWNHLLNYYKEQRVLVEGPLNNLRESLMQFSKPRKLVNAMNPGARFMSTAMYDAREALIPGSVYDRSTTARPANMYFQTHDQMGMIGAGPNPLAGLNFPIPFNLVMPPMPPPSHLGMSNGPAAGRGIMKGKVGRGGRQRSRGMGNHGNSQGSQDMASQSGPLTQGFISMSQPSQMSQPGLSQPELSQDSYLGDEFKSQMDVALSQDSTYQGERAYQHGVTGLSQY; encoded by the exons ATGAGCGTGGAGGCGTACGGGCCAAGCTCGCAGACTCTCACCTTCCTGGACACCGAGGAAGCGGAGCTGCTCGGAGCTGATACCCAGGGATCGGAGTACGAGTTTACCGACTTCACTCTGCCCAGCCAGACCCAAACCCAGGGCCATACGCAGAGTCAGCTGGACAACCAG GTTATCGTTACTGACGGGCTTCTGCAGAACGGCGGTCTTGACGATGCGATCTCCAAGAGCAGCCAGCTCCTGGCCGAGCTCAACTtcgaggaggatgaggaggacaCGTATTACACCAAGGCTCTCCCCGTGCACGCCTGCAG ctaCTGTGGAATCCAGGACCCTGCGTGTGTGGTCTACTGTAACACCAGTAAGAAGTGGTTCTGCAACGGTCGGGGAAACACCTCTGGCAG CCACATTGTGAACCACCTGGTCAGGGCCAAGTGTAAGGAGGTGGCGCTGCACAAGGACGGGCCGCTGGGCGAGACTGTGCTGGAGTGCTACAACTGCGGCTGCCGCAACGCCTTCCTGCTGGGCTTCATCCCCGCCAAGGCCGACTCCGTGGTGGTGCTGCTCTGCAG GCAGCCGTGTGCCAGTCAGAGCAGTCTGAAGGACATTAACTGGGACAGCTCGCAGTGGCAGCCGCTGATCCAGGACCGCTGCTTCCTGTCCTGGCTGGTGAAGATCCCGTCTGAGCAGGAGCAGCTGAGGGCCCGCCAGATCACCGCCCAACAGATCAACAAGCTGGAGGAGCTCTGGAAG gagaacCCCGGCGCCACgctggaggacctggagaagCCGGGCGTGGACGAGGAGCCGCAGCACGTGCTGCTACGCTACGAGGACGCCTACCAGTACCAGAACATCTTCGGCCCGCTCGTCAAGCTGGAGGCCGACTACGACAAGAAGCTCAAGGAGTCCcag ACCCAGGACAATATAACTGTCCGCTGGGACCTGGgtctgaataaaaaaaggatCGCTTATTTCACACTTCCCAAGACGGACTCAG ACATGCGGCTGATGCAGGGGGATGAGATCTGTCTGAGGTACAAAGGAGACCTGGCTCCTCTGTGGAAGGGCATCGGCCACGTCATCAAAGTTCCAGATA GTCTTCCTCAGCGGCGCGCCTCAGACTACGGGGATGAGATCGCCATCGAGCTGCGGAGCAGCATGGGCGCCCCCGTGGAGGTCCCCCACAACTTCCAGGTGGATTTCGTGTGGAAGTCCACCTCCTTCGACAG gATGCAGAGTGCACTGAAGACCTTTGCTGTGGATGAGACCTCAGTCTCTGGGTACATCTACCACAAGCTGCTGGGGCACGAGGTGGAGGACGTGGTGATCAAGTGCCAACTGCCCAAACGCTTCACTGCCCACGGCCTGCCCGACCTCAACCACTCCCAG GTGTACGCTGTGAAGACGGTGCTGCAGAGACCCCTCAGTCTCATCCAGGGACCCCCTGGAACAGGGAAGACCGTCACCTCGGCAACCATCGTATACCACCTTGCCCGGCAGGGAAACgg ccccgtGCTGGTTTGCGCTCCCAGTAACATCGCAGTGGACCAGCTGACTGAGAAGATCCACCAGACGGGCCTGAAGGTGGTGCGTCTCTGCGCCAAGAGCCGGGAGGCCATCGACTCGCCCGTCTCCTTCCTGGCCCTGCACAACCAGATCCGCAACATGGACAG CATGCCGgagctgcagaagctgcagcagCTGAAGGACGAGACGGGCGAGCTGTCGTCTGCCGACGAGAAGCGGTACCGAGCGCTGAAGCGCGCCGCCGAGCGGGAGCTTCTCATG AACGCGGACGTGATCTGCGGGACGTGTGTGGGCGCGGGGGACCCCCGCCTGGCCAAGATGCAGTTCCGCTCCATCCTGATCGACGAGAGCACGCAGGCCACCGAGCCCGAGTGCATGGTGCCCGTCGTCCTGGGAGCCAAACAG CTCATCCTGGTGGGGGATCACTGCCAGCTGGGCCCGGTGGTCATGTGTAAGAAGGCGGCCAAGGCGGGCCTGTCCCAGTCCCTGTTCGAGCGGCTGGTGGTTCTGGGCATCCGGCCCATCCGTCTGCAGGTCCAGTACCGCATGCACCCCGCCCTCAGCGCCTTCCCCTCCAACATCTTCTACGAGGGCTCCCTGCAGAACGGGGTGACCGCCG CCGACCGCATCAGGAAGGGCTTTGACTTCCAGTGGCCGCAGCCGGACAAGCCCATGTTCTTCTACGTGACTCAGGGCCAGGAGGAGATCGCCAGCTCCGGAACGTCCTATTTGAACAG GACGGAGGCGGCGAACGTGGAGAAGATCACCACGCGGCTGCTGAAGGCCGGAGCGAAGCCCGACCAGATCGGCATCATCACGCCGTACGAGGGCCAGCGCTCCTACCTGGTGCAGTACATGCAGTTCAGCGGCTCCCTGCACACCAAACTCTACCAG gaagtggagatTGCCAGTGTGGATGCATTccagggcagagagaaagatttCATCATCCTGTCCTGTGTCAGAGCCAACGAGCACCAGGGCATCGGCTTCCTCAATGACCCGCGCCGCCTGAACGTGGCTCTCACCCGAGCCAg GTACGGGGTGATCATTGTGGGGAACCCCAAGGCCCTGTCCAAGCAGCCGCTCTGGAACCACCTGCTGAACTACTACAAGGAGCAGAGGGTCCTGGTGGAGGGGCCGCTCAACAACCTGCGTGAGAGCCTCATGCAGTTCAGCAAGCCGCGCAAGCTGGTCAACGCCATGAACCCC ggcgCACGCTTCATGAGCACTGCCATGTATGACGCCAGAGAGGCCCTGATCCCCGGCTCTGTATATGACCGCAGCACCACAG CGCGCCCGGCGAACATGTACTTCCAGACGCACGACCAGATGGGCATGATCGGGGCGGGGCCCAACCCGCTGGCCGGCCTGAACTTCCCCATCCCCTTCAACCTGGTGATGCCCCCCATGCCCCCGCCCAGCCACCTGGGCATGAGCAACGGCCCTGCCGCAG GGCGTGGCATCATGAAGGGGAAGGTGGGGCGTGGCGGGCGGCAGCGGAGCCGTGGCATGGGTAACCACGGTAACAGCCAGGGCAGCCAGGACATGGCGTCCCAGTCGGGCCCCCTCACCCAGGGCTTCATCTCCATGAGCCAGCCGTCCCAGATGAGCCAGCCCGGCCTCTCTCAGCCCGAGCTGTCGCAG GACAGCTATCTGGGCGACGAGTTCAAGTCCCAAATGGATGTGGCTTTGTCCCAGGACTCCACTTACCAGGGCGAGCGTGCGTACCAACACGGAGTGACGGGACTGTCACAGTACTAA